A stretch of Paenibacillus mucilaginosus 3016 DNA encodes these proteins:
- a CDS encoding carbohydrate ABC transporter permease encodes MTAAVRARGFITVALFPAVLLFAFFVIVPVFWSAYYGFFDWKGIGAAKYIGFDNYAEVLQDQIFWLAFKNNMIVVAASVFGQVPIALLLALVLTKSTLFQRFVRASVFMPMVLSSVVIGIIWGYIYHPQIGILNFVLERTGLEHWKMQWLSDPKISMYSLTVPIIWNYIGPYMLMFIAALQNISPEIDDAARIDGVGPARKLISVKLPMIWDTVKVAVVLCISGSLKAFDLIYVMTGGGPAHSTELLASYMYNNTFNVFRFGYGSAVSTAIIVLSLVLIAGSQFLMKRDYR; translated from the coding sequence ATGACCGCAGCTGTCCGGGCCCGGGGATTCATCACAGTGGCCCTGTTTCCTGCCGTCCTTTTGTTCGCTTTCTTCGTCATCGTGCCGGTATTCTGGTCCGCTTACTACGGCTTTTTCGACTGGAAGGGAATCGGGGCGGCGAAATATATTGGATTCGACAATTACGCCGAGGTGCTGCAGGATCAGATTTTCTGGCTGGCGTTCAAGAACAACATGATCGTTGTCGCCGCCTCCGTGTTCGGTCAGGTGCCGATTGCCCTGCTGCTGGCCCTCGTGCTGACGAAGTCGACGCTCTTCCAGCGCTTCGTGCGGGCGTCGGTCTTCATGCCGATGGTCCTCTCCTCCGTCGTCATCGGCATCATATGGGGCTACATCTACCATCCGCAGATCGGGATTCTGAATTTTGTACTGGAACGGACGGGTCTTGAGCATTGGAAGATGCAGTGGCTGTCCGACCCGAAGATCTCAATGTACTCGCTGACCGTGCCGATCATCTGGAATTATATCGGTCCATACATGCTGATGTTCATTGCCGCGCTCCAAAATATTTCCCCGGAAATTGACGATGCCGCGCGAATCGATGGTGTCGGACCTGCGCGAAAGCTGATCTCGGTCAAGCTGCCGATGATCTGGGATACGGTGAAGGTGGCGGTCGTGCTCTGCATCTCGGGCAGCCTGAAAGCCTTCGACCTCATCTACGTCATGACGGGAGGGGGGCCGGCCCATTCGACAGAGCTGCTCGCCTCTTACATGTACAACAATACGTTCAACGTCTTCCGCTTCGGCTACGGCAGCGCGGTGTCGACGGCCATTATCGTGCTCAGCCTCGTGCTGATCGCGGGCAGCCAGTTTCTCATGAAGCGGGACTACCGCTAA
- a CDS encoding extracellular solute-binding protein, with translation MGRVQTKGWPGAAAAAIAVSLLAGCGGGGEESSGTAAGTGSQAGEKVKLSLWHNFTGDDLRARTMRGIMDKFKADHPEIELDVQSIPPDGYRARLKTVAAAGEMPDVFMMWPGVMTREFAGGDLLQPIDGLLESKADWKNGFLPGSFDDFTIDGRIYSAPMGLSPTSILYYNRTLFDKYGVQPPKTWDDLLALVDTFKKNKVTPIALGNKAAWLAQSSILSSLADRVTGTEWFLKAAAQDGAKFTDPEFVQALAYLQQLGQAGAFQDGFNSIDNTQMEQMFAQGKAAMMIDGGWALTSLAANASKEALDAMDVTVLPSVPGGKGDPNSLSGVVGTGLGLSKKVEGARREAAYQLIYAMSGPEAQKATLESNQLVSYKAELDKSKVSSLFAKAYDLTGRVARTPVYDSRLSSAAADVVNNGLQELLMGAKPEDVAKKIQEAQAKSVGK, from the coding sequence ATGGGAAGAGTTCAGACCAAAGGATGGCCTGGGGCGGCGGCGGCCGCCATCGCGGTGTCGCTGCTGGCAGGCTGCGGCGGAGGCGGGGAAGAGAGCAGCGGGACAGCGGCAGGGACGGGGAGCCAGGCTGGAGAGAAGGTGAAGCTCTCCCTGTGGCACAACTTCACCGGAGATGACCTGCGGGCCAGGACGATGCGGGGCATCATGGACAAGTTCAAGGCGGACCATCCGGAGATCGAGCTCGATGTGCAGAGCATCCCGCCGGACGGCTACCGGGCCCGGCTGAAGACGGTGGCGGCGGCGGGCGAGATGCCGGATGTGTTCATGATGTGGCCCGGCGTGATGACCCGGGAATTCGCCGGCGGGGATCTGCTGCAGCCGATCGACGGACTGCTGGAGAGCAAAGCCGATTGGAAGAACGGCTTCCTGCCGGGCTCCTTCGATGATTTTACGATCGACGGCCGAATCTACAGCGCCCCGATGGGCCTGTCGCCGACCTCCATCCTGTATTACAACCGTACGCTGTTCGACAAATACGGGGTGCAGCCGCCGAAGACCTGGGACGATCTGCTGGCGCTGGTCGACACCTTCAAGAAGAACAAGGTGACACCGATCGCGCTCGGCAACAAGGCGGCCTGGCTGGCCCAGTCATCCATCCTGAGCTCCTTGGCGGACCGCGTGACCGGAACGGAGTGGTTCCTTAAGGCGGCGGCCCAGGACGGGGCAAAGTTTACGGACCCCGAGTTCGTGCAGGCCCTTGCCTATCTGCAGCAGCTCGGCCAGGCGGGAGCCTTCCAGGACGGCTTCAACTCCATCGACAATACCCAGATGGAGCAGATGTTCGCCCAGGGCAAAGCCGCGATGATGATCGACGGCGGCTGGGCGCTGACCTCCCTGGCGGCGAACGCCTCGAAGGAGGCGCTCGATGCGATGGACGTCACGGTGCTGCCGTCCGTACCCGGAGGCAAGGGCGACCCGAACTCGCTGTCGGGCGTGGTGGGCACCGGTCTCGGCCTCAGCAAGAAGGTCGAGGGGGCGCGCAGAGAGGCCGCTTACCAGCTCATCTACGCGATGAGCGGACCGGAGGCGCAGAAGGCGACGCTCGAGAGCAACCAGCTCGTGAGCTACAAGGCCGAGCTCGACAAGAGCAAGGTGTCGTCCCTGTTCGCCAAGGCGTATGATCTGACCGGACGGGTGGCGCGTACGCCGGTGTACGACAGCAGACTGAGCTCGGCGGCGGCGGATGTCGTCAACAACGGGCTGCAGGAGCTGCTCATGGGGGCGAAGCCGGAGGATGTGGCGAAGAAGATTCAGGAAGCCCAGGCGAAGTCGGTCGGCAAGTAG
- a CDS encoding response regulator, whose amino-acid sequence MRLMIVDDEDIIRRGLSTVIDWTEIGLTLLPPAASADEALERIPEEKPHVLFTDIRMPGMDGIELAGRVRELLPGTETVILTGYDDFGYAREALREGVSDYLLKTSRPEEIIRAAAKAKQRVLERWEARRQESLQTAALRHQLIERLLAQGPGTASESPLPAALQSWFRRSGLCGPEGQPVPLRVLLVQAEGWGDGPFAGLLLGAAENILYELLPCVTLLKADRVAVILPADGAAAAGGQDLARALERLGATLKCSVFAALGGTAADPACLPASCREAERVLGFRELLGGRGLFTPEQLSGRTGSRTVCSQAEEAELAALLAGGSATGLRRFVSRIVRAELEHPAATPQSLQAFLHSLVLSGHRWLERALEGTPAPGYAPLPEAGGQAEEEVYRRLAAVMERFHASLSESRGGYIPKAVAYIRDHLDDPNLSLQQAAAVVHLSPSHFGEVFKRETGQTYLEFVTGERMRRAAALLRESPAKVSEVAQRAGYEDIKYFGQLFKKYAGVTPSEYRQSVREGG is encoded by the coding sequence ATGAGGCTCATGATCGTGGACGACGAAGACATTATCCGCCGGGGGCTGAGCACGGTGATCGACTGGACGGAGATCGGCCTGACGCTGCTCCCCCCGGCCGCTTCGGCCGATGAGGCGCTGGAGCGCATCCCGGAGGAGAAGCCGCATGTGCTCTTCACCGATATCCGGATGCCGGGCATGGACGGCATCGAGCTGGCGGGCCGGGTACGGGAACTGCTCCCGGGCACGGAGACCGTCATCCTCACAGGCTACGACGACTTCGGCTATGCCCGGGAGGCGCTGCGCGAAGGCGTGTCGGATTATCTCCTGAAGACGAGCCGGCCGGAGGAGATCATCCGGGCGGCGGCCAAGGCCAAGCAGCGCGTGCTGGAGCGCTGGGAGGCGCGCAGGCAGGAATCGCTGCAGACGGCCGCCCTGCGCCATCAGCTGATCGAGCGCCTGCTCGCCCAAGGGCCCGGGACCGCCTCGGAGAGCCCGCTGCCGGCGGCGCTGCAGAGCTGGTTCCGCCGCAGCGGTCTCTGCGGCCCCGAAGGGCAGCCGGTCCCGCTGCGGGTCCTGCTCGTGCAGGCCGAGGGCTGGGGAGACGGGCCGTTCGCGGGTCTGCTGCTGGGCGCAGCGGAGAACATCCTCTACGAGCTGCTGCCCTGCGTTACGCTCCTCAAGGCGGACCGCGTCGCCGTGATCCTTCCCGCCGATGGCGCAGCCGCCGCCGGGGGCCAGGACTTGGCCCGCGCTTTGGAGCGGCTGGGCGCCACGCTGAAGTGCAGCGTCTTTGCCGCGCTCGGCGGCACCGCCGCAGACCCGGCCTGCCTGCCCGCCTCCTGCCGGGAGGCGGAGCGCGTGCTCGGCTTCCGCGAGCTGCTCGGCGGGCGGGGGCTCTTCACGCCGGAGCAGCTGAGCGGCCGCACGGGCTCGCGGACGGTGTGCTCGCAGGCGGAGGAGGCCGAGCTGGCTGCGCTGCTGGCGGGCGGCTCGGCGACCGGGCTGCGCCGCTTCGTGAGCCGGATCGTGCGGGCCGAGCTGGAGCATCCGGCAGCCACGCCGCAGTCGCTGCAGGCGTTCCTGCACTCGCTTGTGCTCTCCGGCCACCGCTGGCTCGAGCGGGCGCTGGAGGGCACACCCGCGCCCGGGTACGCCCCGCTGCCGGAGGCCGGCGGCCAGGCGGAAGAGGAGGTGTACCGGCGGCTCGCTGCGGTGATGGAACGGTTCCACGCGTCGCTCTCGGAGAGCCGGGGCGGGTATATCCCGAAGGCGGTCGCTTACATCCGGGACCACCTCGATGACCCGAACCTGTCGCTCCAGCAGGCCGCGGCCGTCGTGCATCTAAGCCCCAGCCATTTTGGCGAGGTGTTCAAGCGCGAGACCGGGCAGACCTATCTCGAGTTCGTCACGGGGGAGCGGATGCGCAGGGCGGCAGCGCTGCTGCGGGAGTCGCCGGCGAAGGTCAGCGAGGTGGCCCAGCGGGCCGGCTACGAGGATATCAAGTATTTCGGCCAGCTCTTTAAGAAGTATGCGGGGGTGACGCCGTCGGAATACCGGCAGTCGGTGCGGGAAGGGGGCTGA
- a CDS encoding cache domain-containing sensor histidine kinase, which produces MTRWLAKSLKRKLILLLLPAILLPLLLTGALLYRMAANAAEEKAKGAGMNTLRQIAGKLEFVVQDLENMSLFLIGQRDIQLYLDNGEEDISRYTLNVGFLTNLAFSKKYIADITVEPASGIPPLTTTTKRSTGLPEVLLRHEETYRQSVRWWSPLYENRTPEGTKRVFSLVRPIRSFNDFRTLGTLSIAVDEAEIRTYLTGSGWEAEGRVLMLDEKGQVLSAADPAWPGRPLAELYPGIGQLAGSSGIAHYGEGEGRQTVLYHTLPGIGWKLVGFLPTRIYTAQSGYILAVTAGAVLLGLLLAAGLVLVFTDRVTRPLTRLAHNLKGLNPDEPMPLYEVKSSDEVGLLLHSYNKLSDRIQRLKEQVQQEEARKKEADLQALQAQIHPHFLYNTLSSIHWTALMNKDRQTSEMVGALSDFLRFSLNGGEEYCPLQQEVEHARNYAYIQAIRFPGQFEIEFYIDPSLSPQPVLKLLLQPLIENALVHGIQKLGRCGSIYIHVRRQGDSAVFAVEDTGAGIPEERLRELRSELTGGEAGKAAVPAPAALKHTKKTSGYGLRNVHQRLLLHYGRGAGLGIDSAPQQGTRITFTIPIEEATA; this is translated from the coding sequence ATGACACGCTGGCTCGCCAAGTCGCTCAAACGCAAGCTGATCCTGCTCCTGCTTCCGGCCATCCTGCTTCCCCTGCTGCTGACGGGGGCGCTCCTGTACCGCATGGCGGCGAACGCCGCCGAAGAGAAAGCGAAGGGGGCGGGGATGAACACGCTGCGCCAGATCGCCGGCAAGCTGGAGTTCGTCGTGCAGGATCTCGAGAACATGTCCCTGTTCCTCATCGGCCAGAGGGATATCCAGCTGTACCTCGACAACGGGGAGGAGGATATCTCACGCTATACGCTCAATGTCGGGTTTTTGACCAACCTGGCTTTCTCCAAAAAGTACATCGCCGACATCACGGTCGAGCCGGCTTCGGGCATACCGCCGCTGACGACCACGACCAAGCGGAGCACCGGTCTGCCGGAGGTGCTGCTTCGACACGAGGAGACGTACCGCCAGAGCGTCCGCTGGTGGTCCCCGCTGTACGAGAACCGCACGCCCGAAGGGACGAAGCGCGTGTTCTCACTGGTGCGGCCGATCCGCAGCTTCAACGATTTCCGGACGCTCGGCACACTGTCCATCGCCGTGGACGAAGCGGAGATCCGCACGTACCTCACCGGGTCCGGCTGGGAGGCTGAGGGCCGGGTGCTGATGCTGGACGAGAAAGGGCAGGTGCTATCGGCCGCCGACCCGGCGTGGCCCGGCCGTCCGCTGGCGGAACTCTACCCCGGGATCGGGCAGCTGGCCGGCAGCAGCGGCATCGCCCACTACGGGGAGGGCGAGGGGCGGCAGACGGTGCTCTACCACACGCTGCCGGGGATCGGCTGGAAGCTGGTGGGCTTCCTGCCGACCCGCATCTACACCGCCCAAAGCGGGTATATCCTCGCGGTCACGGCAGGGGCTGTGCTGCTCGGCCTCCTGCTGGCGGCTGGGCTCGTGCTGGTCTTCACGGACCGGGTGACCCGTCCGCTGACCCGGCTGGCGCACAACCTGAAGGGCCTGAACCCGGATGAGCCGATGCCGCTTTACGAGGTCAAGAGCAGCGACGAGGTCGGGCTGCTGCTGCACAGCTACAACAAGCTCAGCGACCGGATTCAGCGGCTGAAGGAGCAGGTGCAGCAGGAGGAAGCGAGGAAAAAGGAGGCGGATCTGCAGGCGCTGCAGGCGCAGATTCATCCCCATTTTCTGTACAACACGCTCTCTTCGATCCATTGGACCGCCCTGATGAACAAGGACCGGCAGACGTCGGAGATGGTCGGCGCGCTGAGCGACTTTCTCCGCTTCTCGCTGAACGGGGGAGAGGAGTACTGTCCTCTGCAGCAGGAGGTCGAGCATGCCCGCAATTATGCGTACATCCAGGCGATCCGCTTCCCGGGCCAGTTCGAGATCGAGTTCTACATCGACCCGTCGCTGAGCCCCCAGCCGGTCCTGAAGCTGCTCCTGCAGCCCCTCATCGAGAACGCGCTCGTACACGGGATCCAGAAGCTGGGCCGCTGCGGCTCGATCTATATCCACGTGCGGCGGCAGGGGGACAGCGCAGTGTTCGCCGTGGAGGATACGGGGGCCGGCATCCCGGAGGAGCGACTGAGGGAGCTGCGCAGCGAGCTGACGGGAGGGGAGGCCGGGAAGGCCGCCGTCCCGGCGCCTGCCGCCCTGAAGCATACCAAGAAAACCAGCGGCTACGGTCTGCGCAATGTGCACCAGCGGCTGCTGCTGCACTACGGACGCGGGGCCGGGCTCGGCATCGACAGCGCTCCGCAGCAGGGAACGCGCATCACGTTCACCATACCTATCGAGGAGGCAACCGCATGA
- a CDS encoding helix-turn-helix transcriptional regulator: MESIRDEFDFLSVLVKGIAAQFGENCEVVLHDLTGSYESTIVAIENGHITGRKVGDPGTNLGLELLRGSQVDGNRFNYVTQTKDGRMLRSTSMYMKNAEGRTVGALCINFDITDLMVAERTLHSLTAANLQPEVKESFVSNVSDLLDALIQEAQEDVGRPVALMTKEDKMRMIALLDRKGAFLIKKGGEKICAYLNISKYTLYNYLEEAKLEAKLEAKLEAKAETKPAEDTKED; this comes from the coding sequence ATGGAGTCCATACGGGATGAATTTGATTTTTTGTCAGTGCTGGTAAAGGGCATTGCCGCCCAATTCGGGGAGAACTGCGAGGTGGTGCTGCACGACTTGACGGGCTCTTACGAGAGCACGATCGTCGCTATCGAGAATGGCCACATCACCGGCCGCAAGGTCGGCGATCCGGGAACGAATCTCGGCCTGGAGCTGCTGCGCGGCAGCCAGGTCGACGGCAACCGGTTCAACTACGTGACCCAGACCAAGGACGGACGGATGCTCCGTTCGACCTCGATGTACATGAAGAATGCCGAGGGGCGGACGGTCGGGGCGCTCTGCATTAATTTTGACATCACGGACCTTATGGTTGCGGAGCGGACCCTCCACTCGCTCACAGCGGCCAATCTTCAGCCGGAGGTGAAGGAATCGTTCGTCAGCAACGTGAGCGATCTGCTCGATGCGCTCATCCAGGAGGCGCAGGAGGATGTCGGCCGGCCCGTCGCCCTCATGACCAAGGAGGATAAGATGCGCATGATCGCCCTGCTCGACCGCAAAGGGGCCTTCCTCATCAAGAAGGGCGGCGAGAAAATCTGCGCCTACCTCAATATTTCGAAGTATACGCTCTATAACTATCTCGAAGAAGCTAAATTGGAAGCTAAATTGGAAGCCAAATTGGAAGCCAAGGCGGAAACCAAGCCCGCCGAGGACACAAAGGAGGACTAA
- a CDS encoding alanine racemase: MNAELGLSDQEIPSGSALDKSELETPCLLIDTEVMERNIASMADTARRLGVALRPHAKTHKLPSVARLQLEAGASGITVAKVSEAEVMAAHGIRSIFIAYPLVTPGKIRRALALHEQAELILAVDSLEGAVRLSEAAVTHGGAPLAVRLEIDTGLRRTGVPYDDAPALAEKIAAMPGLSLTGIYTFRGALLDGAPTLDLAAAGKQEGRLMADLAQRLREAGVPVADVSVGSTPTAAFAAAVPGVTEIRPGTYVYQDRMQARLGVCSLDDCAGRVRVTVVSRPAPDLAIIDGGSKTFATDVQPNTAPLLLQGFGWSTELPDAVLERLTEEHGMLRLGPDAQASGLAVGDVLHLVPNHICSTVNLHNQVWFRGTDGRYTPQPVLARGMLE; encoded by the coding sequence ATGAATGCTGAATTGGGGCTCTCTGATCAAGAAATCCCCAGCGGGAGTGCTCTGGATAAAAGTGAGCTCGAGACCCCCTGCCTCCTCATCGATACGGAGGTCATGGAGCGCAACATTGCCTCCATGGCGGATACCGCGCGCCGCCTAGGGGTAGCTCTGAGGCCGCATGCCAAGACGCACAAGCTCCCTTCGGTCGCCCGGCTCCAGCTCGAGGCCGGTGCGTCCGGCATCACCGTCGCCAAGGTATCCGAAGCCGAAGTGATGGCGGCCCACGGCATCCGAAGCATCTTCATTGCCTACCCGTTGGTGACCCCGGGCAAAATCCGACGGGCTCTGGCGCTGCATGAGCAGGCGGAGCTGATTCTCGCCGTCGACTCGCTGGAGGGCGCAGTCCGGCTGTCCGAAGCGGCCGTGACTCATGGCGGCGCCCCGCTGGCCGTACGCCTCGAGATCGATACGGGGCTGCGCCGCACCGGCGTCCCTTACGACGATGCACCCGCGCTGGCCGAGAAGATCGCGGCGATGCCGGGGCTGTCGCTCACCGGCATCTACACCTTCCGCGGGGCGCTGCTCGACGGAGCGCCGACGCTTGATCTTGCAGCAGCCGGGAAGCAGGAGGGGCGCCTGATGGCGGACCTGGCGCAGCGGCTGCGCGAAGCGGGTGTGCCCGTCGCAGACGTCAGCGTCGGCTCCACGCCGACCGCCGCATTCGCGGCCGCCGTGCCCGGCGTGACCGAGATCCGGCCCGGCACCTACGTGTACCAGGACCGGATGCAGGCCCGTCTCGGCGTGTGCTCCCTGGACGACTGCGCCGGGCGCGTGCGCGTCACGGTCGTCAGCCGCCCGGCGCCGGATCTGGCCATCATCGACGGCGGCAGCAAGACGTTCGCCACCGACGTGCAGCCGAACACGGCGCCGCTGCTCCTGCAGGGCTTCGGCTGGTCCACCGAGCTGCCGGACGCCGTACTCGAGCGCCTCACCGAAGAGCACGGCATGCTGCGCCTCGGTCCTGACGCCCAGGCTTCCGGGCTGGCGGTAGGCGATGTGCTGCATCTGGTGCCTAACCACATCTGCAGCACGGTCAACCTGCATAACCAGGTCTGGTTCCGCGGGACGGACGGCCGCTATACTCCCCAGCCCGTGTTGGCCCGCGGGATGCTGGAATAG
- a CDS encoding N-acyl-D-amino-acid deacylase family protein, whose translation MLDLILRNGRVIDGSGNPWFLGDVGIKDGRIAAVGRVDQEARSVVDVHRQVIAPGFIDGHCHSDLMLLDHPHSEIKLSQGVTAEVVGNCGLAPAPLVPERAELLQSYVQPVLGRTDWAWPWETLPGYMDTLARCGPSSHVATYAAHGALRIAVMGFDNRPAAPHELERMKQLLAEGMQAGAIGLSIGLLYAPGSYTSKEELAELCSVLPRYGGLFSTHIRGEGSSLLPSVREVIWIAEKAGVPLHISHLKAAGRRSWGQVLEAVEEIENARARGLDVTCDVYPYAAGSTTLTTVLPPWVLERGIEGALETFRDPAMRKRIREELTEEQEDWDNLVCSTGWDSVVISAMHTEAGRALEGRSIADIAAARGLPPADAMMDLLLEEEGRISIVYFHMSDDDVREVVRYDKSLIASDSLTCETGKPHPRLYGTFPRLFAKYVREERALSLEQAVRKVTSFPVQRFKLGKRGLLVPGYAADITVFDPETIQDRATYQDPRQFPAGISHVLVGGSPTLQDGAHTRARAGSLIRAVSCCSH comes from the coding sequence ATGCTCGACCTTATTCTTCGCAATGGACGTGTCATCGACGGCAGCGGGAACCCCTGGTTCCTCGGCGACGTCGGCATCAAGGACGGACGGATCGCCGCTGTCGGCCGGGTGGATCAGGAGGCCCGCAGTGTAGTCGACGTGCACCGCCAGGTGATCGCGCCCGGCTTCATCGACGGCCACTGCCACTCCGACCTGATGCTGCTCGACCATCCGCACAGCGAGATCAAGCTCTCGCAGGGCGTCACCGCCGAGGTCGTCGGCAACTGCGGGCTCGCCCCCGCCCCGCTGGTACCGGAGCGCGCCGAACTGCTGCAGAGCTACGTGCAGCCGGTGCTCGGCCGCACGGATTGGGCCTGGCCGTGGGAGACACTCCCCGGCTACATGGACACCCTCGCCCGCTGCGGCCCGTCCAGCCACGTCGCGACCTATGCCGCCCACGGGGCGCTGCGCATCGCCGTCATGGGCTTCGATAACCGCCCGGCGGCGCCGCACGAGCTCGAGCGCATGAAGCAGCTGCTCGCCGAGGGCATGCAGGCGGGAGCGATCGGCCTGTCGATCGGCCTGCTGTATGCACCCGGCAGCTACACGTCGAAGGAGGAGCTCGCCGAGCTGTGCTCCGTACTGCCGCGCTACGGCGGACTGTTCTCCACGCACATCCGCGGCGAAGGGAGTTCGCTGCTTCCCTCGGTGCGCGAGGTCATCTGGATCGCCGAGAAGGCCGGCGTGCCGCTGCATATCTCGCACCTTAAAGCCGCCGGCCGCCGCAGCTGGGGGCAGGTGCTGGAAGCGGTCGAGGAGATCGAGAACGCGCGGGCCCGCGGGCTTGATGTCACATGCGACGTGTACCCTTACGCCGCCGGCTCCACGACACTGACGACCGTCCTGCCGCCGTGGGTGCTGGAGCGCGGTATTGAGGGGGCGCTCGAAACGTTCCGCGACCCGGCAATGAGAAAGCGCATACGTGAAGAACTGACGGAGGAACAGGAAGACTGGGACAATCTGGTCTGCTCTACCGGCTGGGACAGCGTCGTCATCTCGGCCATGCACACGGAAGCCGGCCGAGCTCTCGAGGGCCGCTCCATCGCTGACATCGCAGCGGCACGGGGCCTCCCTCCGGCCGATGCGATGATGGACCTGCTGCTGGAGGAGGAGGGCCGCATCTCCATCGTCTACTTCCATATGTCCGACGACGACGTGCGGGAAGTGGTGCGGTATGACAAGTCCCTGATCGCCTCCGACAGCCTCACCTGCGAGACGGGCAAGCCGCATCCGAGGCTGTACGGCACCTTCCCCCGCCTGTTCGCCAAGTATGTGCGGGAGGAGCGGGCGCTCTCGCTGGAGCAGGCGGTCCGCAAAGTCACCTCCTTTCCTGTCCAGCGGTTCAAGCTCGGCAAACGCGGGCTGCTCGTCCCCGGATACGCCGCCGATATTACCGTGTTCGACCCCGAGACGATCCAGGACCGGGCAACCTACCAGGACCCCCGGCAGTTTCCCGCCGGCATCTCGCACGTGCTTGTCGGCGGAAGCCCCACGCTTCAGGACGGGGCGCACACCCGCGCGCGGGCCGGCAGTCTGATCCGCGCAGTCTCCTGCTGTTCTCATTAA
- a CDS encoding RidA family protein gives MSKIEQRLQELGIMLPPSPEPRFTYIPCSRTGNLIYLSGQDCRIDGELMYSGKLGREVTIEQGQAAARQTIINCLAVMKGYLGDLDRVERIVKLLGFVNSAPGFADQPYVMNGASDLLVEVFGERGKHARSAIGTSELPFHTPVEIEVIAEIRD, from the coding sequence GTGTCCAAAATCGAACAGCGTCTGCAAGAGCTCGGCATTATGCTGCCGCCATCCCCCGAACCGCGCTTCACTTATATCCCCTGCAGCCGCACCGGAAATCTCATCTATCTCTCCGGCCAGGACTGCCGGATCGACGGCGAACTGATGTACAGCGGCAAGCTCGGCCGGGAGGTCACGATCGAACAAGGGCAGGCCGCAGCTCGCCAAACGATCATCAACTGCCTGGCGGTCATGAAGGGCTACCTTGGCGACCTGGACCGGGTCGAGCGCATCGTGAAGCTGCTCGGCTTCGTCAACTCGGCTCCGGGCTTCGCGGATCAGCCTTACGTTATGAACGGCGCGTCCGACCTGCTCGTGGAAGTGTTCGGCGAGAGGGGCAAGCATGCCCGGTCGGCGATCGGCACCAGCGAGCTGCCTTTTCATACGCCGGTGGAAATCGAAGTCATCGCGGAGATCCGGGACTGA
- a CDS encoding GNAT family N-acetyltransferase encodes MNLRLMQPHELAEATRLADSIFRDGEQSSMGEAFPDLFSPGISHSYGAFTDEGKLAAFMGLAPAVVRVGPARLRIFSMGAVCTHQEARGQGIGSRLLDLCKAHADAAGAALILISGDRSLYTRAHCYPYGRTERFALDASAADRLKHRPRTEGLRISGLEPADLPAVHRLAEERSVAYEQSVTDLPRLLAAEAYAGCFKLVHRTLTARRGDGSLAAYAVFAVPGTAAAGRKAPFAVEWGGEPEAVALLLAEALERFGLPSLSVTAAWHERALLALLREAGLPSESGTNGGTLYLVNAQRLLEQAGPFWGETPLPPLRLGADGQYVLPGEGGAELKLSPGELVRELFDLGADGTQARSLPVPALPLPHANGLNYI; translated from the coding sequence ATGAATCTGCGTCTTATGCAGCCGCACGAGCTCGCCGAAGCCACCCGGCTCGCCGACAGCATCTTCCGGGACGGGGAGCAATCGTCGATGGGCGAGGCCTTCCCGGATCTGTTCTCGCCCGGCATCAGCCACTCCTACGGCGCCTTCACCGACGAAGGAAAGCTTGCCGCGTTCATGGGACTCGCCCCCGCCGTCGTGCGGGTCGGGCCCGCCCGTCTGCGCATCTTCTCGATGGGGGCCGTCTGCACCCACCAGGAGGCCCGCGGGCAGGGCATCGGCAGCCGACTGCTTGACTTGTGCAAAGCCCACGCGGATGCCGCCGGCGCCGCCCTGATCCTCATCTCGGGCGACCGCTCCCTCTACACCCGGGCCCACTGCTATCCGTACGGGCGCACGGAGCGCTTCGCACTGGATGCTTCAGCCGCCGACCGGCTGAAGCATCGCCCTCGCACAGAAGGCCTCCGCATCAGCGGCCTGGAGCCCGCCGACCTCCCGGCCGTGCACCGGCTGGCGGAAGAGCGAAGCGTCGCCTACGAGCAGAGCGTCACCGACCTGCCCCGGCTGCTCGCCGCCGAGGCTTACGCCGGCTGCTTCAAGCTCGTGCACCGCACGCTGACGGCGCGGAGGGGGGACGGCTCGCTTGCCGCTTACGCGGTCTTCGCCGTGCCCGGCACGGCTGCTGCCGGCCGCAAAGCCCCGTTCGCCGTCGAGTGGGGCGGCGAACCCGAGGCGGTCGCCCTGCTGCTCGCGGAAGCATTGGAGCGCTTCGGCCTCCCTTCGCTCAGCGTCACCGCCGCCTGGCATGAAAGAGCGCTGCTTGCCCTGCTCCGCGAAGCAGGTCTGCCGTCCGAGAGCGGTACGAACGGGGGCACGCTCTACCTGGTGAACGCTCAGCGCCTGCTGGAGCAGGCCGGCCCGTTTTGGGGAGAGACGCCGCTGCCTCCCCTACGCCTGGGAGCTGACGGGCAGTATGTCCTCCCGGGCGAAGGTGGAGCGGAATTGAAGCTCTCCCCGGGCGAGCTGGTCCGGGAGCTGTTCGACCTGGGAGCCGACGGAACGCAGGCCCGCAGCCTGCCGGTTCCGGCGCTGCCGCTCCCGCATGCCAATGGCTTGAACTACATTTGA